A single region of the Tissierellales bacterium genome encodes:
- a CDS encoding DUF1858 domain-containing protein, giving the protein MFTKDTTIGQLLREQPEKAAVLMQFGMGCVGCPSAQMETLAEAAIVHGMDIEELLAALNA; this is encoded by the coding sequence ATGTTTACAAAAGATACAACAATCGGTCAATTACTTAGAGAACAACCAGAAAAAGCAGCTGTTTTAATGCAGTTTGGTATGGGTTGTGTAGGTTGTCCATCAGCTCAAATGGAGACTCTTGCTGAAGCTGCAATAGTTCACGGTATGGATATCGAAGAATTATTAGCTGCTCTTAATGCATAG